Proteins encoded together in one Telopea speciosissima isolate NSW1024214 ecotype Mountain lineage chromosome 6, Tspe_v1, whole genome shotgun sequence window:
- the LOC122664107 gene encoding 40S ribosomal protein S13, whose amino-acid sequence MGRMHSRGKGISASALPYKRTPPSWLKISGQDVEDNICKFAKKGLTPSQIGVILRDSHGIAQVRSVTGSKILRILKAHGLAPEIPEDLYHLIKKAVAIRKHLERNRKDKDSKFRLILVESRIHRLARYYKRTKKLPPVWKYESTTASTLVA is encoded by the exons ATGGGTCGTATGCACAGTCGTGG TAAGGGTATCTCTGCATCAGCTTTACCCTATAAGAGGACACCACCTAGTTGGCTGAAGATATCAGGACAGGAT GTGGAAGATAACATTTGCAAGTTCGCGAAGAAGGGGTTGACCCCTTCTCAGATTGGTGTGATTCTTCGAGACTCTCACGGTATTGCTCAGGTTAGGAGCGTTACTGGAAGCAAGATCCTACGTATACTGAAGGCTCATG GCCTTGCCCCTGAAATCCCCGAGGATCTGTACCATCTGATTAAGAAAGCCGTTGCGATCCGGAAACATCTTGAGAGAAATAGGAAGGATAAAGATTCTAAATTTAGATTGATTCTCGTAGAGAGCAGGATTCACCGACTCGCCCGCTACTACAAGCGAACAAAAAAACTCCCACCAGTCTGGAAATA tGAGTCTACTACCGCTAGTACCCTGGTGGCGTAG